One window of Nymphaea colorata isolate Beijing-Zhang1983 chromosome 1, ASM883128v2, whole genome shotgun sequence genomic DNA carries:
- the LOC116250107 gene encoding peptidyl-prolyl cis-trans isomerase FKBP65-like isoform X2 — translation MQRMQFSQAMARKNLNLVGMEEDDEDVEAGEEIDSAPPMKVGEERQINSLGLKKKLLKSGSGWETPELGDEVTVHYTVVMVDGTKCDSSRDRGEPVTFNLGAEQIYKGLDQGITTMKRLETASFSLASNTDKTFEVELISWNRVIDICKDGGVIKKIVCPGQRDQRPGDLDEVRVKYEARLADGSVIARSPEEGIEFHVKEGHFCPAISRAIKTMARGEKAILTVGPQYAFSDSGRDIVGQYCAVPPNATLDIDIEILSFKQVVDVMGDSYVLKKVLREGEGLDTPNDGAVVHVRYKGMFEDGTIFEKMGFDQEEGALFVVDEEQVIPGLDRTFATMKKGELSTVTIKPNYGFGDAEVKRDLAIVSPNSTVIYEIEMISFTKEKEPWEMDTREKIDAAAKKKEEGNILFKSGKYQQAAKKYTKAADCLNEGSFEDGEEKAAKTLKVLDIESQNVKAMYRRAQAYIGTFDLDLAELDVRTALEVDPGNREIKSISKTLKQMQLERNKKDAKVYRNMFAPMWNGGVESKRPKVDVPRETEDSVMAMDGEHTESMAIDSS, via the exons ATGCAGAGAATGCAGTTTTCTCAAGCAATGGCAAGAAAGAATCTGAATCTTGTTGGCATGGAAGAAGATGACGAGGACGTGGAAGCGGGCGAGGAGATTGATTCTGCTCCTCCCATGAAGGTAGGAGAAGAGAGACAAATCAACAGTTTAGGTCTGAAGAAGAAGCTTTTAAAGTCCGGAAGTGGGTGGGAGACTCCTGAATTGGGGGATGAAGTCACCG TTCATTACACTGTCGTCATGGTTGATGGAACTAAATGTGATTCTAGCAGAGATAGAGGAGAGCCTGTTACTTTTAATCTTGGTGCAG AGCAAATATACAAAGGTTTGGACCAGGGCATTACCACCATGAAAAGGCTGGAGACTGCTTCGTTCTCATTGGCTTCAAATACTGATAAAACTTTTGAGGTGGAACTGATTTCTTGGAATCGAGTCATTGATATCTGTAAGGATGGTGGAGTCATAAAAAAGATAGTCTGCCCGGGGCAGAGGGATCAAAGGCCTGGCGACTTGGATGAAGTCAGAG TTAAGTATGAGGCGAGGCTGGCTGATGGGAGTGTTATCGCCAGAAGCCCTGAAGAAGGAATCGAATTTCATGTTAAAGAAG GTCATTTTTGTCCTGCAATTTCAAGGGCCATCAAGACAATGGCGAGGGGGGAGAAGGCTATATTAACCGTTGGGCCTCAGT ATGCTTTCAGTGATAGTGGAAGAGATATTGTGGGCCAATATTGTGCTGTTCCACCAAATGCTACTTTGGACATTGATATTGAAATTCTGTCTTTCAAGCAAGTTGTTGATGTAATGGGTGATTCATATGTCTTGAAAAAAGTATTGAGAGAAGGTGAAGGTCTTGATACTCCTAATGATGGAGCTGTTGTTCATG TGAGGTACAAAGGAATGTTTGAAGATGGTACCATATTTGAGAAGATGGGTTTTGATCAAGAGGAGGGCGCTTTGTTTGTCGTCGATGAAG AACAAGTGATTCCTGGACTGGACCGAACTTTTGCAACAATGAAGAAGGGTGAGTTGTCCACTGTGACTATCAAACCAAATTATGGATTTGGAGATGCTGAAGTGAAGCGGGATCTTGCGATCGTTTCTCCAAATTCCACTGTAATTTATGAAATTGAGATGATCAGCTTTACCAAG GAAAAAGAACCATGGGAGATGGACACTCGAGAAAAAATTGATGCTGctgcaaagaagaaagaagaaggcaaCATACTATTTAAGAGTGGAAAGTATCAGCAGGCTGCTAAGAAGTACACCAAA GCTGCAGATTGTCTGAATGAAGGTTCATTTGAAGATGGTGAAGAGAAGGCTGCTAAGACTTTAAAG GTTTTGGATATTGAGTCCCAAAATGTCAAAGCAATGTATAGACGAGCACAAGCATACATAGGAACTTTTGATCTGGACCTAGCAGAACTTGATGTAAGGACAGCCCTTGAAGTTGATCCTGGTAACAG GGAGATCAAGTCAATATCCAAGACATTAAAGCAAATGCAATtggaaagaaacaagaaagatgcTAAGGTGTACAGGAACATGTTTGCCCCTATGTGGAATGGTGGCGTTGAATCAAAG AGGCCAAAGGTGGATGTCCCGAGGGAAACAGAGGATTCAGTGATGGCCATGGATGGGGAACATACTGAAAGCATGGCGATAGATTCATCTTGA
- the LOC116246480 gene encoding putative germin-like protein 2-1 — MKLLFLVLLSLVAALCHASDPSQLQDFCVADFHSPIVVNGKVCKNPMMAKPEDFFFNGLDKPGNTSNPLGSMVTAVNVQQIPGLNTLGISLARIDFAPKGLNPPHTHPRGTEILVVLEGCLYVGFVTSNPENRLFTKKLYKGDVFVFPQGLIHFQQNVGDGDAVALAALSSQNPGVITIANAVFGAKPPISDDLLAKAFQVDKNVIDELQSAFWMDNNN, encoded by the exons ATGAAGCTCCTCTTCCTTGTCCTCCTCTCCCTTGTGGCTGCCCTCTGCCATGCCTCTGACCCAAGCCAGCTACAGGACTTCTGCGTTGCCGATTTTCATAGCCCTA TCGTTGTGAATGGCAAGGTGTGCAAGAACCCAATGATGGCAAAGCCCGAAGACTTCTTCTTCAATGGCCTCGACAAGCCTGGAAACACATCTAACCCACTGGGTTCCATGGTGACTGCCGTCAACGTTCAACAAATCCCTGGACTCAACACTCTAGGCATCTCCCTGGCTCGCATCGACTTTGCTCCAAAGGGACTGAACCCACCTCACACCCACCCTCGCGGAACCGAGATCCTGGTGGTGCTGGAAGGCTGCCTTTATGTGGGGTTTGTGACCAGCAACCCAGAGAACCGGTTGTTCACAAAGAAGCTGTATAAGGGAGACGTGTTTGTGTTCCCACAGGGGCTGATCCACTTCCAGCAGAACGTTGGGGACGGAGATGCAGTGGCCCTGGCCGCGCTCAGCAGCCAAAACCCCGGTGTCATCACCATTGCTAATGCTGTCTTCGGGGCGAAACCACCCATCTCAGATGACCTTCTTGCCAAAGCCTTCCAGGTTGACAAGAATGTGATTGACGAGTTGCAGTCTGCATTCTGGATGGATAACAACAACTAG
- the LOC116250107 gene encoding peptidyl-prolyl cis-trans isomerase FKBP62-like isoform X1 — MQRMQFSQAMARKNLNLVGMEEDDEDVEAGEEIDSAPPMKVGEERQINSLGLKKKLLKSGSGWETPELGDEVTVHYTVVMVDGTKCDSSRDRGEPVTFNLGAEQIYKGLDQGITTMKRLETASFSLASNTDKTFEVELISWNRVIDICKDGGVIKKIVCPGQRDQRPGDLDEVRVKYEARLADGSVIARSPEEGIEFHVKEGHFCPAISRAIKTMARGEKAILTVGPQYAFSDSGRDIVGQYCAVPPNATLDIDIEILSFKQVVDVMGDSYVLKKVLREGEGLDTPNDGAVVHVRYKGMFEDGTIFEKMGFDQEEGALFVVDEEQVIPGLDRTFATMKKGELSTVTIKPNYGFGDAEVKRDLAIVSPNSTVIYEIEMISFTKEKEPWEMDTREKIDAAAKKKEEGNILFKSGKYQQAAKKYTKAADCLNEGSFEDGEEKAAKTLKVSCWLNNAACSLKLNNFNDTIQLCSKVLDIESQNVKAMYRRAQAYIGTFDLDLAELDVRTALEVDPGNREIKSISKTLKQMQLERNKKDAKVYRNMFAPMWNGGVESKRPKVDVPRETEDSVMAMDGEHTESMAIDSS, encoded by the exons ATGCAGAGAATGCAGTTTTCTCAAGCAATGGCAAGAAAGAATCTGAATCTTGTTGGCATGGAAGAAGATGACGAGGACGTGGAAGCGGGCGAGGAGATTGATTCTGCTCCTCCCATGAAGGTAGGAGAAGAGAGACAAATCAACAGTTTAGGTCTGAAGAAGAAGCTTTTAAAGTCCGGAAGTGGGTGGGAGACTCCTGAATTGGGGGATGAAGTCACCG TTCATTACACTGTCGTCATGGTTGATGGAACTAAATGTGATTCTAGCAGAGATAGAGGAGAGCCTGTTACTTTTAATCTTGGTGCAG AGCAAATATACAAAGGTTTGGACCAGGGCATTACCACCATGAAAAGGCTGGAGACTGCTTCGTTCTCATTGGCTTCAAATACTGATAAAACTTTTGAGGTGGAACTGATTTCTTGGAATCGAGTCATTGATATCTGTAAGGATGGTGGAGTCATAAAAAAGATAGTCTGCCCGGGGCAGAGGGATCAAAGGCCTGGCGACTTGGATGAAGTCAGAG TTAAGTATGAGGCGAGGCTGGCTGATGGGAGTGTTATCGCCAGAAGCCCTGAAGAAGGAATCGAATTTCATGTTAAAGAAG GTCATTTTTGTCCTGCAATTTCAAGGGCCATCAAGACAATGGCGAGGGGGGAGAAGGCTATATTAACCGTTGGGCCTCAGT ATGCTTTCAGTGATAGTGGAAGAGATATTGTGGGCCAATATTGTGCTGTTCCACCAAATGCTACTTTGGACATTGATATTGAAATTCTGTCTTTCAAGCAAGTTGTTGATGTAATGGGTGATTCATATGTCTTGAAAAAAGTATTGAGAGAAGGTGAAGGTCTTGATACTCCTAATGATGGAGCTGTTGTTCATG TGAGGTACAAAGGAATGTTTGAAGATGGTACCATATTTGAGAAGATGGGTTTTGATCAAGAGGAGGGCGCTTTGTTTGTCGTCGATGAAG AACAAGTGATTCCTGGACTGGACCGAACTTTTGCAACAATGAAGAAGGGTGAGTTGTCCACTGTGACTATCAAACCAAATTATGGATTTGGAGATGCTGAAGTGAAGCGGGATCTTGCGATCGTTTCTCCAAATTCCACTGTAATTTATGAAATTGAGATGATCAGCTTTACCAAG GAAAAAGAACCATGGGAGATGGACACTCGAGAAAAAATTGATGCTGctgcaaagaagaaagaagaaggcaaCATACTATTTAAGAGTGGAAAGTATCAGCAGGCTGCTAAGAAGTACACCAAA GCTGCAGATTGTCTGAATGAAGGTTCATTTGAAGATGGTGAAGAGAAGGCTGCTAAGACTTTAAAGGTATCTTGCTGGTTGAATAATGCTGCATGCAGCCTTAAGCTAAATAATTTTAATGATACCATTCAGCTCTGTTCTAAG GTTTTGGATATTGAGTCCCAAAATGTCAAAGCAATGTATAGACGAGCACAAGCATACATAGGAACTTTTGATCTGGACCTAGCAGAACTTGATGTAAGGACAGCCCTTGAAGTTGATCCTGGTAACAG GGAGATCAAGTCAATATCCAAGACATTAAAGCAAATGCAATtggaaagaaacaagaaagatgcTAAGGTGTACAGGAACATGTTTGCCCCTATGTGGAATGGTGGCGTTGAATCAAAG AGGCCAAAGGTGGATGTCCCGAGGGAAACAGAGGATTCAGTGATGGCCATGGATGGGGAACATACTGAAAGCATGGCGATAGATTCATCTTGA
- the LOC116246222 gene encoding putative germin-like protein 2-1, producing the protein MKLTYLILFSLVAAFSHASDPSQLQDFCVADRNSPIVVNGKVCKNPMMAKPEDFFFSGLDMPGNTSNPLGSMVTAVNVQQIPGLNTLGISLARIDFAPRGLNPPHIHPRGTEILVVLEGCLYVGFVTSNPENRLFTKKLYKGDVFVFPQGLIHFQQNVGEGGAVAIAGLSSQNPGVITIANAVLGAKPPISDYLLAKAFRVERKAIDELQSFFWMDNNN; encoded by the exons ATGAAGCTCACATACCTCATCCTCTTTTCTCTTGTAGCTGCCTTCTCCCATGCTTCTGATCCTAGCCAGCTCCAAGACTTCTGTGTTGCTGACCGTAACAGCCCAA TTGTTGTGAATGGCAAGGTGTGCAAGAACCCAATGATGGCTAAGCCGgaagatttcttcttctctgggCTGGACATGCCTGGCAACACATCCAACCCACTGGGATCGATGGTGACCGCGGTCAACGTTCAACAAATTCCTGGACTGAACACGCTGGGCATCTCCCTGGCTCGGATTGACTTCGCTCCACGGGGACTGAACCCACCCCACATCCACCCCCGTGGAACCGAGATCCTGGTGGTGCTGGAAGGCTGCCTCTATGTGGGGTTCGTGACCAGCAACCCGGAGAACCGGCTGTTCACCAAGAAGTTGTACAAGGGAGATGTGTTTGTGTTCCCGCAGGGGCTGATCCACTTCCAGCAGAACGTAGGGGAAGGAGGTGCTGTGGCCATTGCCGGGCTGAGCAGCCAGAACCCAGGCGTCATCACCATTGCTAATGCTGTGCTCGGGGCGAAGCCACCCATCTCGGATTACCTTCTTGCCAAGGCCTTCCGGGTTGAAAGGAAGGCGATTGATGAGCTGCAGTCTTTCTTCTGGATGGACAATAACAATTAA
- the LOC116262337 gene encoding putative germin-like protein 2-1, with amino-acid sequence IYISAVFVNGKLCKNPMTAKPEDFFFYGLDKPGNTSNPLGSMVTTVNMQQIPGLNTLGISLARIDFAPKGLTLPHAHPRATEILVVLEGCLYVGFVTSNPENWLFTKKLYIRDVFVFPQGLIHFQQNVGEGGAVAIAALSSQNPGVITIANAVFGAKPPIYDDLLAKAFQTDKKVTDELQSAFWMDNNN; translated from the coding sequence atatatatatctgcagTTTTTGTGAATGGCAAGCTTTGCAAGAACCCAATGACGGCGAAGCCCgaagatttcttcttctatggGCTGGACAAGCCTGGCAACACATCGAACCCACTGGGCTCCATGGTGACCACCGTCAACATGCAACAAATCCCCGGACTTAACACGTTAGGCATCTCCTTGGCTCGGATCGACTTTGCTCCAAAGGGACTGACCCTACCTCACGCCCATCCCCGTGCAACCGAGATCCTGGTGGTGCTGGAAGGCTGCCTTTACGTGGGGTTCGTGACCAGCAACCCGGAGAACTGGCTGTTCACAAAGAAGCTGTATATACGAGATGTATTTGTGTTCCCGCAGGGGCTGATCCACTTCCAGCAGAACGTTGGAGAAGGAGGTGCTGTGGCCATTGCTGCACTGAGCAGCCAGAACCCGGGTGTTATCACAATTGCTAATGCAGTGTTCGGGGCAAAGCCACCCATCTATGATGACCTTCTTGCCAAGGCCTTCCAGACCGACAAGAAAGTGACTGACGAGCTGCAGTCTGCGTTCTGGATGGATAATAACAACTAA